The Ardenticatenales bacterium sequence TTCAGTCAGCCACACAGGGCGCAAATCGTCGTCGCCGTGGTGTGACATCCACGCCGAATAGCCTGTAGGGAAGCCCTTGGGCAACGCCAAATGAGGCGTAATCAACCGCCCCATGTCCGCTTCCGTCAGATGACCCGCGGCTATTCCCTTGCACAAGGTGCTGTAACGACGACGAAAGACCAGGTTGAGACCCAATTCCACGCTGTCTGCGCATCACGGTTGCCACGGAGGGCATCCAACAGTTCCATTGGCGTATCGGCTCGATTGTTATAGGTCTGATATACTTGTTGGCGGAATTCCACCAAATGGGTTGCATGGATTTCTCGGTCCATCCAACCCATTTTCCCTTTATTGTGTTTCTTTCACAAATGACGCCTTATGTCAACCTTCTTGTCCAAAGTCCAAACAGATCAATGGAGAAAAAATGAGTACATACCAGGTAGAAGAATCAGCCGTTATTGACGCGCCAGTTAAGCGTGTATACGGGATCATTTCTGATTATCATGAGGAACACCCGGCCATTTTACCATCTCGATATTTCACCAAGATACAGGTGACGCAAGGTGGTCAGGGCGCCGGCACGGCGGTCATGATAGAGATGAACGTTTTGGGGGCCAAGATGCTGTACCAGATGACTGTCAGCGAGCCGGAGCCAGGACGGGTGCTACGAGAGGAGGATGCTGCCGCCGGAGTGGTGACAACGTTCACGGTAGATCCCATCAATGGCGGCGTTCAGTCGCGGGTAACGATTGTCACATCCGCCAAAACAAGCTCAGGTCTGAAAGGATGGATGGAAAAGCTGATGACGCCGGCTATCACACGGCGCATATACCGTGAGGAGTTGGCGCAGTTGGCAATCGTGGCGCAGAGGAAATGAACGATGAAAATGAGCACGGTATTGCCCCGTTTCTCGCTACAACGCTTCTTTCCATTATAATGAGCCTATGTCTGGCGACTTACTGCAAACGAAACTGTATGTGCCCCGGTTACGGATGTCTCTCGTCCCCCGCCCTCGCCTCATTGAAAAGCTCAACCAGGGACTGCACCGCAAACTAACCCTTATCTCCGCCCCGGCCGGTTTTGGCAAAACGACGCTTGTTCTTGATTGGATCCAACGACAAGAACGGCCGGTGGCCTGGCTGTCGTTAGATAAGAACGATCAAGACCCCCGACGATTTCTGACATACCTCGTTGCTGCTATACAAAACATCCAACCGGATTTCGGCGAAGCTGCTTTGCATCTGCTGCAAGAGCCGGGCCAGGAATTGACCCGGCTGTTGCTGGAATCACTGTTGACGATCATTTTGAATGAGATGATTGCTGTCGCCACACCGCTCACTCTCATTCTCGACGATTATCACGTCATCGAATCGCCGGCAGTAAACGACGCGGTTTCTTTCCTGATAAATCACCTTCCCCCCCCTATTCACTTAATCATTATCAGTCGGACCAAACCGGGCTTGCCGCTATCCCGTTTGCGGGCGCGGGGAGAATTTTGCCAGGTTGGTTTGCAAGATTTACGCTTCACGGCTGAGGAATCAGCGCATTTCCTGAACGAACTCATGGGGCTAAATCTCTCCCCGTCAGACAACCAGGCGCTGACAGTCCGCACGGAAGGCTGGATCGCCGGGTTACAACTGGCTGCGCTCTCAATGCGGGAAACGTCCGATACCGCCGCTTTTGTCGCCACCTTCAGCGGTAGCGACCGCTACATTCTCGACTACCTGATGGATGAAGTCCTCAACCAACGGCCAGAGAGTGTCCGCCGGTTTCTGCTACAAACGGCCGTTCTAAACCGGCTTTGCGGTCGGTTGTGTGATGTCATGACGGGACGGCAAGACAGTCAACAAACCCTGGAACAGCTAGAAACCGCCAATCTGTTCCTCCTGCCGCTGGACAATAAACGCCATTGGTATCGCTATCACACGCTTTTTGGCGACTTACTGCGCGACCGGCTGCAGCGAGCGCATCCTGACTGGATACCAGCACTGCATCGTCGCGCCGGCCAATGGTATGCCGCCAACAGCCTCCCGACTGAGGCCATCCACCATATGCTGGTGGCTGAGGACTATGATGCGGCCATTCAACTCATTGAAGCCATTGCACCGGACCACCTTGTACGCGGCGAAGTTGGCACCCTGAGGGATTGGCTACAGGCACTGCCGGCGGAAAGTGTACATTACCACCCCCGGTTAAGCGTCACATTGGCCTGGATCAGGCTGCTAACCGGAGAGTTTGAGGGTCTGAAGTCACAATTGCTTGTTGCCGAACAATCACTCATGGCAGTGGAGTCAGCCAGGCGAGAACAACTGCAAACTGAAATAGTCGCCCTTCGTGCCGTAATCGCCGTGGAGCAGGGAGAAACCGCACCCGGCCTCGAATGGGCACAGCAGGCACATGCGCTTTTGACGGCGGATGTGTCTGACTACGGCCGTTTTTTGCGCGGTACATTAGCCTCAACATTGGGATTGGCTTACCGAGACAGCGGCCACACGTCCGCGGCCACACAGGCTTACGCCGAGGCCAGAGTCATCAGCGAGTCAGGCGACAGCGTCCTGGCGGCCTTAATGGCCAGTTATGAACTGGGCCAACTCTATCTGGAACAAGGTCAACTGCGCCAGGCGGAACAGGTCCATCGCCATGCCCTACAAATGGCGGAGGAGCGATTTGGCGGCGGCGCGGCGACGTTGCCCTTGTCCGGCGCGGCGCATGTCGGCCTCGGCTGGCTGCTGTACGAATGGAACCGGCTGGACGAGGCCCGTGATCACCTGGAAACGGGCGTCAAACGGACGCAGCAGAAAGGCGGATTGGGCCTGGACCGAGACGGTTTGCTGGCTTTGAGTCTGGTTTATCAAGCCCAAGGTGACAGCCTCCGAACTGAGAAAATGATGGCGCAAGCAGAAGCCCACGCTCGCCGTTCGCCCCGGCCTGACGCCTTGTTGCGGGTACGTCCGTTTCAAGTGCGACTCTGGTTGGCGCAGAACAAACTTGCACCTGCGCGCCAGTGGGCTGAACAACAGTTTTTGGATGCTGCATCTCCAGGTAAGTACCCGGTGGAGATGACGACTGTTGCTGTCGCTCGCGTCCATATTGCCCAGAAGCAACCGGAGCAGGCATTGGATTTGCTTGATCGTCTGTTGCCTGTTGTTGAGCGAAACGTCCGCACGGGACGGGTCATCGAAATCCTGGCCTTGCTTGCATTGGCCCACCACCAACTCGGACAACCGGAGCGGGCGCTCCCCGGCCTTAAGCGCGGCCTCTCTCTGGCGAAACCGGAAGGGTATGTCCGCCTTTTTCTGGATATGGGGCAGCCAATGGCCCAACTGCTATATATGGCCGTGCAGCGAAATATCGTACCCGAATATGCCGGCAGATTGCTGAAGTTGTTTGCCGGTGAATATCCCCTTCCTCGACAAACTGACAACCCTGATTGGATTGAACCACTCAGCGAGCGGGAGTTGGAAGTCCTACAGCTGATCGCCACCGGGCTGACCAACCGTGAGATTGGCCTGCGGCTTCATCTCTCTCCCAACACCATCAAGCGCCACACCCTCAACATTTACGAAAAACTGGGCGTCCACAGCCGTACCGAAGCGGTCACAACCGCCAGAAACTTCGGCATTCTCTCCTGATTTCCCCAAATCACCCCAAATGATCCATCGTTGATCCATTCGGATCATGACAGTAATCCATGCCTGCCGGTATGGTGTAGCCAGCTATTTCACACACAAAATCGCATATGGAGGTGTCATCATGCGAAACAAAATGAAACAACTGGCCTGGTTGGTTTTCTTTCTTATCTGCGCTTTTTATAGCGGCTACGCTTTCTATATGGGCGGCGTTGAAGGCCTGTCGCTGCTCGGTGTGGTTCAAGAAGCGCCGCGGCGGGCTGTGCCATTGGTGTTTGTCGTCCACGCTTTTACCGGCGGGGCGGCGCTCCTCATTGGCCCTCTCCAATTTAACGGGCGCTTGCTATCGAAAAAGCGCCGATTCCACCACCTATTGGGGCGCATCTACGTCGGCGCGACTTTAACGACAAGCGTGGCAGCCTTCTGGAGCACCCTCTTTTTCGATGTCCCACCGGCCGCGAAATATGTGATGGGCGTCCTGGCCGTTCTCTGGTTTGGTTCCACAGCGATTGCTTTTCGCTACATTCACCGGCGTCGGGTTACGGCGCACCGGGAATGGATGATCCGCAGCTTTTCGCTGTCGTTCTTTTTTGTGACTTTTAGCTTCTGGGTTCCAGGGCTGGCCGGAACCAGCCTGCCGGAAGCAGTGAGTTATCCATTGGCCGTTTTTCTGAGCTGGGCGCTCAATTTGCTGGCAGCAGAACTTTGGATTCGCTACAGTCATCCACGGTGGGTAGCGAATGTTGTCAGGCAGACAGCCTAACCAGCGTGATGCGTGAATAAAATCAGGTAATCATGACGATCAGAACGAGGAGCTAAATCATGACCATGGGTAAGCTGGAAAAACGGTTCGTGAACGACGTCGGGCACAGCCGGGGTGTAGCCCGGCACGCAGCCCGAATGCTGCGACAGACAACCGTGCAGCCTGAGCAAATGTATCTGGATGTTGGCTGCGGCAATGGGGTCGCACCTATTTACGTAGCTAAAACCTTTGGCCTGCACGTGACCGGCGTAGACGTAGACCCACAACAGATCGCGCTGGCAAAAACGGCCGCTCAGAGCGTTCCCAACATACGCTTTTTGTGTATTGATGGCCGGAATCTACCTTTTGCCGATGGTGAATTCGATGTGGTGTTCAGCAATAAGGTGACGCATCACATTCCCAACTGGCGGGATGCCCTGGCAGAGATGGTGCGGGTGCTAAAACCTGGCGGCTATCTGCTCTATGCTGATTTGCGTTTACCTGCTGCGCTGGCGCGATTGGGTAAAGCGGTTGCCGGTAATCGGTATGGTTTTCCCAACCTGCCGGCGATTGACCATTTTGTGATGTCAAATGGATTAACGGCAGTCTACCAATCAATAGGGCCATTGCAATTTGCAGGCGTATTTCGCAAGGAGTAACGTAATGCCTCTCCGAAAACTTTACCCAAACCAAACGAATATTGTTCTGTTAGTGCTTGCGCTGTTCGCATGCTTGTCAGTTTCCGCCCAAGCCGCGCCACTCCAGAATGAAATGCGTGAACTAACATTCATGAACGGCGAAATTCAACTAGAGGGAACGCTCTATCTACCACCGGGTACGGGGCCTTTCCCGGCTGTGGTCATCATCCACGGCGCCGGTCCCGATACGCGCTCCCCATACATTCCGGATGCCCAAATGCTCCGGCAAGCCGGAATTGCCGCGCTGGTTTACGATAAACGCGGCGCCGGGGAATCCACCGGTGACTGGCGAACCGCTTCACTTGATGAACTAATCGCCGACGCCCTTGCAGCGGTGCACCTGGTACAGGCGCAGCCGGAGGTCGATCCGCGGCACGTAGGGATTCTCGGTATCAGCCAGGGAGCCTGGTTAGCCCCTTTTGCCGCGGCCCGTGATGACCAGGTTGCTTTTATCATTCAAGTAACCGGCTCTGGAACGCCGCTGGCCAATCAGGAAATGTGGGATGATGGTAACAGTCTAAAGCAGCTCGGTTTTTCCGATCGTGCCATCGCCCTGGAAATGAAAGCGCTGCACATGCTTTACAGTGGGCACGATTTGGTCCGCAAAGGCATCTTACCTCTAGGCGACCTGTGGTTTGCTTACTACGATCCCTATTTGGATCCGGCTTCGGCATGGTCCGAGGTGAAAATCCCCACACTTGCCTTATTTGCTGAACGTGATGCCCTGGTTCCTACCCAATCCAGCCTGGAAATCGTGTCGGAACGATTGACACATCCTGCCAGCCGCGTTGTTGTCTTCCCGAATCGTACACATGCACTGGGAGGCGCTTCCAGAAATAACGACCGTGTCTACTCGACACTGGTTACAGACTGGATTGTTGGAGTAACGCATCAGACACCTTTGCCGGCGATGCCCTACGGGGATGCCGTGAAAGACACTGGCAATTTGCGCTGGCACGGTATTGGTACGCAGGAAACAGCCTGGTACAACACGATTTACTTTCAACTGGGATCGGCCGTTTTTTTCTTATTGGTATTCCTTAGCGCCATCCTCGCCGGCTTATTTTCGCGGATGAACGCATGGTCACGACTCCTTCTAGGAGCAACGGGCCTGGTGAACCTGGTTGTTTTGGCCGGCTGGGGACTGGTTCTCAATTACCTGCTGAATGCCGATGCACGATCTGCTTCACCCGTCATCCCCATGAGTGCCATCTTGGTCTGGCTGGCCTTGTTAAGCGTTGTTCTCACGATGGGATTGACCTATTCCGTAGCAAAAGAATGTCGCGAAAGAAACCTCTCCAGCGTCGCGCGGTTCTTTTCGGGATTGGCTGTATTTGCCGGCATATTGTTCATCCCCTTCATGGGGTATTGGCATTTGCTCGGCGGGCAATTGTGAGCAGCATGGGTGTAAGAATGTTATCCAATTTCGTTTTATCACAAATTCTGATTGCGGTCGCCATTTGCGTTGACATACTTTCTTTCCAATTCAAAGAAAGGAGAAAAATATTGGCTTGTTTGGTTATTTCTACATTATTCCACCCCCTTTTGCCACAGTTCCCGACACTCTATGCCACAGATAATGAAAATGCCTCACACATTTGCCACAGTTAGTGAAAATACCTGACACCACCTCCACCCCCCCCCACATATACCGGTCAGTTTTCAGCCCCTCCCAGTCCCCACAAAACCCACCACCCACTTTTCCCAGGCAAACCGCCCCTCCCAGCCCCCGCAAAGCCCACGCAAAGCCACCACACCCTCACGCCCCCAACACGCCACGCAAAACAGCCACAACCCGCCTCGACACGACCCCGTCCATCTGAACCCCACCACCCACCACCGGTTGGTTTAGCTTTGGGCTGGGTCTGGGTTGGGTTTGGGGATGGAAGGGGCTGGGTTTTGGCTGGGTGGCGGCGTGGGGGTTTTAGTCGAGGCGGCGCGGTGGTTTGGGTCTGGGCTGGTGGGTGGCGGAGAGGGGCGGAACCAAGGATCCTTGGACAAGCCAAGTATTCATGATTTAGGGCGGTTTTTGCGTAGCTGAGTGGGAACAGAAAACACCCCCGCTACTGGTAAGTGTGGTGTGACCGGTAACGAGGGTGTTATTAGTTTTGATTATTTTGTCGCGTGGTTGCAGTATGTTAGGAAATTAACACATACGTCGCTCAAATGTCCAGGTTGCGCACCTCGCTGGCGTGGGTGGTGATGAAGCGGCGGCGGGGGGCGACTTCGCTGCCCATGAGCATGTCGAAGGTGCGGTCGGCGATGACGGCGTCTTCGATGGTCACTTGCAGCAGCGTGCGCTGCCCCGGGTCCATCGTCGTCTCCCACAACTGCTCCGGGTTCATCTCGCCCAACCCCTTGTACCGCTGCAAGGCATACTTTTTGCCTAACAACGATTGCAGCATTTGCGCGTTTTGCCCTTCCGTGTACGTGTAGTGGAGGTTCTTGCCTTCCTTGATCATGTACAACGGCGGCTGCGCGATATACAGATGGCCGTTCTCAATGAGTTCGGGCATGTAGCGGAAGAAAAAGGTGAGCAAAAGCGTGCGGATGTGGCTGCCGTCCACGTCGGCGTCCGTATTGTGGACGGCCACCCCGCCATAACCACAAATAAACGTTTCATCTCCCTCAACGGAAAAATCGTAGACTTTGCGCGTGGAGGCCGGGCGCTGGCGCACGGAGCGCACGGGCAATCCCACGAGATCGCCTATCATGGTCACAGCCGGATTGGAGCCACCGCCGCGAGACGGAGAATCGAGCCAGTTGAGCAGTTCGGCGGCGCGCGCGTGGTCCGCCCACACGGGCATGAGTCTGGCAATTGCGTCCCGACGAGAAATGGTCAGATAGTGGGCGACACGGCGGGTGATGATGGGTTTGCCACGAATGAGACCGCTGGCCTGGCCGCTGGGGCGACGGCGTGACGATGACACGGAGATGCCGTGCATGAGCAAGAGGTACATCAATTGGTTCGCCAATGTTTCCGAGGTTGTGGTGAATCTAATCTGGCGCGGCCCCAGTGTGCCATCACCCAGGAAGTAACCGCGCAAAAAGGCGAATTGGAGTGACGGTCCGACGTTGAAGACGAGGTCGGGGATGCGTTTGCTGCCGGCATCCATCGTCTCCGCGCCGAACAAATGGGCAAAGAACCGGGAAACCACCTGATTCAGTAACCGGAGTTCGCCCGCCCGTCCGTTTGTGCCGGCATAAACCTTCGGCTCCACATCAAACAACTGCGTCATGGCCGCCGTTAACTCCTCCACCACCGCCTCATTCCGCTTGCCAATAGCGAACCGTACCCCATTCCGGGGACTAAGAGACCCCTCCGCAACAAAAAAGCCCAACAAAAGCATCAGCGCCTCATTCACGGGAATCATGCGCGGCACGCCCCGATCGGCATAATGCATCGGCGTCAAAACGACATCATCACCCAGGAGAGCCGCGTCATCAGCTTCCAGGTCGCGCAGCAACACGTAATCGCGCACCTTGTTCGCGGGCGCGGCACGGTACTGCGTTTGCCATGTCTGATCCAGGCGACTTGCCCCTACTTCAACCTGCGGCAACATCCTTTCCGCGGACAGACCCAATACCTCCACGTAGCGCAGGAAATGGGTCAACGTGGGGCGCGACTCGCCCCGCTCCCAGGCATAATAGGTCATGGGCTGCCGGATCCCCACGGCCTCACAGATTGCCTGCTGGCTCAGGCGCAGCGCCTGGCGACGCGCGACCAGTTGTTCCCCGACAAATGCCGGCACAGTCACGCGCGGCTCAACCATTTGTGGATTGTCTTCATGTTCAGCACGCACTTTCGCCTTGTACCACGCCTCAACGCCGGCCCCCCGCACCACCAGATCATTATCATCATCCTCGCTGGCGGACGTTAACAGTTGCAGCAGATCTATTTCCGCCGCGGCGGATTCACTCCGCGGCAAACAGGCCGGCGCGACCAACACATCGCCAACCTGAACCTCATCCCCGCGTTTCAAGACAGGTTTTCCCGCCTCATCCGCCACAAACACGCTGTGTTCGCCCGTGACACGCACGCGCCGCCCATAGGCCGTTGTAATTTCATAAATTGGCGCGTCATGATCATGTCGGATCACCGACTTAATCGGCTTATAGCGCACGCGCCCCGTCTCCGGATCAAAGCAAAGCACCTGAAAGGCGGACGGATCGAGGCTCCGTGACCATAATTCGTCAATGAAGGAACCAACGCGCACGGACCGGGCCTGGCCATCTGGCTCCTTGATGAACGTCATTTCATCTCCGTCCACGCTCATGATCACGACGCGGCTGTAGCGCAGGTTGCCGACGTCGAAGGATTCGCCGATGCCCGTGCCCAGCGCGGAGATGAGGGCTTTTACTTCGTTGTTCGCCAGGATTTTGTCCAGGCGGGCGCGTTCTGTGTTCAGGATTTTGCCGCGTAGGGGCAAAATCGCCTGGAAATGACGGTCGCGGCCTTGCTTGGCGCTGCCGCCGGCGGAGTCACCCTCGACGATGAACAGTTCGGAGCGGGCGGGGTCTCGTTCGGAGCAGTCGGCCAGTTTGCCGGGCAGGGTGAGGCTCTCCAGGGCGCTCTTGCGCATGACGAGTTCGCGCGCTTTGCGGGCGGCGTCGCGGGCGCGGGAGGAGGTGAGGCAGCGTTCAATGATGCGCTTGGCTTCGCGCGGGTTTTCTTCCAGGAACGTGGAAAGGGCGTCGGAGGTGACGGAAGCGACAATGCCGGCAACTTCCGCATTCATCAACTTCACCTTCGTCTGGCTCTCAAACTGGGGATCAGGGTGTTTCACGCTGACAATAGCCGTCATCCCCTCGCGCACGTCATCACTGGAAAAGTTGGAATCCTTCTCCTTCAAGAAATTGTTCTTACGTGCATAGGAATTGATCACCCGCGTCACCGCCGTGCGCAACCCCGTAAGGTGCGTGCCGCCATCAGGCGTGTGAATCGTGTTGGCGAACGCAAACTCAGAAATCGCCACCCCTTCCGTATACTGCACGGCAATCTCCACGTCAACACCCTCCACTTCCTTGCGCACGGCAATCGGATCGTGCAGCACCTTGCGGTTACGGTTGAGATAGCGCACGAAAGAGCTTAACCCTCCCTCGAAATAGAAACTCATCTCTCGTGGGATAGCGGGCCGCTCGTCACGCAGGGTGATAAAAACGCCCGTCGTGACAAAGGCCATCTCGCGGAAGCGGTTCATCAAGGTCTCAAAGCGATACGTGGAGCCATCGGTAAAGATGCTGTCATCAAAACGGAAATGGACACTCGTGCCCGTATCGTCCTTTTTCGTTTTGCCAACCTGGGTCACCGGTCCCTGGGGGATGCCGCGCTCATATCGCTGCTCAAAGATACCGCCATCTTGCTTCACCGTGACCACGGCCCAACTGGAAAGGGCATTGACGGCCGCCGCGCCGACGCCATGCAAACCGCCGGAAACTTTGTAGGCGGAGGCGTCAAATTTGCCCCCCGCGTGCAGCGTGGTCATCACTACCTGGACCGCGGAGACGCCTTCGGTAGGGTGAATGCCCACGGGAATGCCGCCGCCATTGTCCGCCACGGCCACGCTTTCGTCCGGGTAGATGGTGACGGTGATACGGTCACAGCGCCCGGCCAGGGCTTCGTCAATGGAGTTATCCACGATTTCGTAGACAAGATGGTGCAGCGCCTTGATGTCCGTGCCCCCCACGTACATGCCCGGACGCCGCCGCACGGCTTCCAACCCTTTCAGAACTTGAATACTACTGGCGTCGTAACTCGCCTGTACTTTGGTCATCGACAATCCTTTCCCTATCGTGTAAATGGCAGACAGTTACCAGAGAACGCGGTGTTTCCGGTCGTCTACGAAGCAGTATGCGCGATTTGCTGTTGGGCCGGGGCGATTCGGTCACGGTAGAAGACGAATGTGGACATGACGAGGGCGGTGTTGATGAAGCCGTGGCCGAGAATGCTGACCAGCGTGAGCCAGGAGCCGTTGTCTACCTGCCGCCAGAGGGTGTTGAGGCCACCACCAACGACGACGATACTCAGCAGGAGAAGTAGGGTGGGCCAGATTTGAACCTGGACAAGGCGGACACTGGTGAGCATGGCGGGGAAAATGCCGGCATCATACAAAACGATCCCATGTATGCTAAAAAAGAGATAGATCGCCAGCCAGATCGCCACCACGCCGCCCAACAGCACCGCCGGCGTTGCCCCCAACCCCACCAGCGACAGGATCAAGGCCACGGGCAGCAAAGCCACGCCGATAATGAGCAGGCAGAGGCCAAACACAAGAACCAGCCCCACCAATTTCATACCGGAACGCAGCAGTCGCCGCCCAAACTGCGCCGCGTCAAACGGCCCCGCGCGCAACGCCTGCGCCAACCCATTGTAAAAGAGAATCGCCAGCAGCAACCCGGCCATGTTCAGGCCGAAGAAAATCAGAAACCATTGCGACATGCTGGCTATGTCCACCAGGGATGCCGCGATGGGTATCTTCTCAGGCGTCGGTCCGGTCATTAACGTTGGCACACCAATCACCGGAAAACTGAGTAGCGTAAACCAATTCACCCGGGGAGCCAGGGCCACCATCTGCTCCGTAAAAGCCGCCAACTGCGGTTCCCCCTGCAACGGCGCCAGACTTTGCGTCAGCAGCGAGGACGTCGTCAGCCGGGGGCCTAGCCACAACCATAAATCAAGCAGCACAGGCAACGTCATCAACCAGAGATGACCGGTGATTAAGTCAAATCCAGCAGCGATGGTCGCAATTACCCCCGGCTGCCCGGGTGCTTCAGGTTCCTTTTCTCGCATCATAATAACCCAACAATTTTATCACATTTGTTCTAGCCAGGCGAACGTACACCACCTGTAAAGTGACATAAAACGCAGGACGTCACCTGCCAGCCGCGTGTCCGTATGCCGGCAATGCAAAAAGGCTCGCCAGGCCAGCAGCCCGGCGAGCCTTCACTTCAGGCTTAATCCCAAGCCTTTGCTGCGAAACGTTTAGCCCATTTGCGGGCGTGCGCGACGGGCGCGCCTGCCGGCAAAGAGCCAACCACGCCGCCACAGTTCCAACAAACCGAGAATAGAGCCACCGATCACCAGAACCATGGCCACTATCCAGCCGTTCCACCAGTTGCCGCCCGCGCCGTCAATCCCGACGAGTTCCACCGACGTGGGCGCATCAACCGTGGTGAATGACCACGTGACGGGAACCTGCTGCACGCCCGTGTCCCCACCGGGAACGCCCGGTGTGGTCTGGCCGGCCACGGAAACCGTGTACACCGAGCCAAGCGCCAGTTCCAGGTCGGGCGCGAACGTCACCATCCAGGCATCCGCGTCGTAACTGAACGTGCCGCTGACGGTGCCATCCGGCCCGTTGACGGTAAACATCGTGTCTGCCGTCATGGTGATGCTCCAGGTGACGGAGATCACCGTGTCCAGGGGCACGCCAATGGCGTCCGCCGTCGGGTAGTGGCTGACCACGATGGGGTCGCGCCAGAACCGCACGGCTTTGTCCGCGTCGTCTCCGCTGATCCAATCAGTGGCGGTGTTGTCAATCAACTGCGTGCCATCCGTGCCGTACTCAATGGTGGCGGCGCGATTAGCAAAGCCGACGATGGAACCCCACGATTCCACCGTTTCCCAGGTGCCACGGGTGAACTTGTACTGCAACTGCGTGCCGTCGAGGATGCTGGTCGTATACTCCCATACGTTGGGTGAGACTTCCGTCATGGCTACTTTGCCGGCATCCCACGGACCAAACTCAGGCAGATCACCGGAAACATGCACCACGCCCGGCGTGTAGTCGGGCACGCCCACGCGGAACGTGACAGTCACGTAGCGCGTCTCCGCCGTCGCCTGCACCACATTGGAGGCTTCAGAACGGTTGAAGCTGGTATCGTACGCCAACAGGTAATACTCGTAAGTCGTATCCGTGACCACATCCTCATCTGTGTACCCGGTTATGCCGGCATCCAGCACCGCCACGCGCTCATAATCCACAAGCGCCGCGCCAACCAAAACACGGCGGTACAACTCGTACCCCACCAGGTCGGATTCCGTGTTCGCGTCCCAGGAAAGGATGACGCTGCTGGCGGTTGTACCCTCCAGCGTCAGGTTTTGTGGCGCGGCGGGAGCCGTCGTATCGTCGCTGGGGACCACATAGAGGCGGCCCGGATTGCCATTTTCGCCGGGACCGTTGAGGTCGGCGTAGTACCAGGCGCGGCCACCGTCGCCGGACCAGCGCGTCACGTAGTCAAACGCGCCCTGCATGTCCGGCAGCAGGTTGCCCAGGTACTCGTCGTTGTTGCCCACGGCGGCATTGTAATCCATGGTCGTCCAGGACCAATCCGC is a genomic window containing:
- a CDS encoding helix-turn-helix domain-containing protein: MYVGGTDIKALHHLVYEIVDNSIDEALAGRCDRITVTIYPDESVAVADNGGGIPVGIHPTEGVSAVQVVMTTLHAGGKFDASAYKVSGGLHGVGAAAVNALSSWAVVTVKQDGGIFEQRYERGIPQGPVTQVGKTKKDDTGTSVHFRFDDSIFTDGSTYRFETLMNRFREMAFVTTGVFITLRDERPAIPREMSFYFEGGLSSFVRYLNRNRKVLHDPIAVRKEVEGVDVEIAVQYTEGVAISEFAFANTIHTPDGGTHLTGLRTAVTRVINSYARKNNFLKEKDSNFSSDDVREGMTAIVSVKHPDPQFESQTKVKLMNAEVAGIVASVTSDALSTFLEENPREAKRIIERCLTSSRARDAARKARELVMRKSALESLTLPGKLADCSERDPARSELFIVEGDSAGGSAKQGRDRHFQAILPLRGKILNTERARLDKILANNEVKALISALGTGIGESFDVGNLRYSRVVIMSVDGDEMTFIKEPDGQARSVRVGSFIDELWSRSLDPSAFQVLCFDPETGRVRYKPIKSVIRHDHDAPIYEITTAYGRRVRVTGEHSVFVADEAGKPVLKRGDEVQVGDVLVAPACLPRSESAAAEIDLLQLLTSASEDDDNDLVVRGAGVEAWYKAKVRAEHEDNPQMVEPRVTVPAFVGEQLVARRQALRLSQQAICEAVGIRQPMTYYAWERGESRPTLTHFLRYVEVLGLSAERMLPQVEVGASRLDQTWQTQYRAAPANKVRDYVLLRDLEADDAALLGDDVVLTPMHYADRGVPRMIPVNEALMLLLGFFVAEGSLSPRNGVRFAIGKRNEAVVEELTAAMTQLFDVEPKVYAGTNGRAGELRLLNQVVSRFFAHLFGAETMDAGSKRIPDLVFNVGPSLQFAFLRGYFLGDGTLGPRQIRFTTTSETLANQLMYLLLMHGISVSSSRRRPSGQASGLIRGKPIITRRVAHYLTISRRDAIARLMPVWADHARAAELLNWLDSPSRGGGSNPAVTMIGDLVGLPVRSVRQRPASTRKVYDFSVEGDETFICGYGGVAVHNTDADVDGSHIRTLLLTFFFRYMPELIENGHLYIAQPPLYMIKEGKNLHYTYTEGQNAQMLQSLLGKKYALQRYKGLGEMNPEQLWETTMDPGQRTLLQVTIEDAVIADRTFDMLMGSEVAPRRRFITTHASEVRNLDI